ATACTTGCTTCTGTGACATCGGTTGGCAGGTGCAGGGGCAGTACGTCATCCTGACCTCAGCCATCGACAATTTACTGAAAGGTGCATCGTCTCAGGCGATGCAATGTATCAATATTCGTAATGGTTTTGCGCCGTTGACTGCGCTGGTTGGCTAAGTCTGGCTGTTGAAAGGAGAAGCGGGATGGAACAGTCGCCGTTAGTGATCAAATTGGGTGGAGCCGTATTGTCGTGCAGCGACACGCTCGAGAAAGTCTTTGGAGCCATCAGTGCATATCAGGCGAAGGCGAATCGTCCTTTGCTCCTGGTACATGGCGGCGGTTATCTGGTGGATGACCTGATGAAAAAGCTCAATCTGCCAACGGTGAAGAAGCAGGGGCTGCGGGTGACCCCGGTGGATCAGATTGGCGTGATTGCGGGCGCACTGGCAGGGACTGCCAATAAGATGCTGCAGGGCCATGCGATAAAGTGCGGTGTGAAAGCGGTCGGTCTGGGGCTGGCTGATGGTGGTCTGTGCCAGGTGACTGAGCTGGACCCGGAACTGGGTGCTGTCGGTAAAGCCGCACCGGGTGACAGCAGTCTGGTGGCCGGTCTGATGGCATCGGGTTACCTGCCGATTATCAGTTCAATTGGCCTGACAGCTGACGGTGAACTGATGAATGTCAATGCCGATCAGGCCGCCGTGGCCGTCGCCGCTGCACTGGATGCTGAGCTGGTCCTGCTGTCAGATGTCAGTGGCGTGCTGGATGGCAAAGGCCATCTGATTGAATCGCTGACTGAAGTTAAAGCGGATGCGCTGATCCAGCAAGCGGTGATTACCGACGGCATGATTGTAAAAGTGAAAGCAGCGTTTGAGGCCGCCAAAGGTTTAGGACGTCCGGTCGAAATTGCGGGCTGGCGTTATCCGGACAAACTTCTGGCGCTGTTTGAAGGGGAACAAATCGGAACCCGATTTGTGCTCTGAGTCAGCAGATTTGCATCCGGACGCTGGCGCAAAATCCGGGTTCGGATATAAAAATTAACCCAATTGAATTTGTCGTTTCAAACATCAAGATTGATACCGCCTGAACGGGATGACCGT
This DNA window, taken from Photobacterium sp. CCB-ST2H9, encodes the following:
- the argB gene encoding acetylglutamate kinase encodes the protein MEQSPLVIKLGGAVLSCSDTLEKVFGAISAYQAKANRPLLLVHGGGYLVDDLMKKLNLPTVKKQGLRVTPVDQIGVIAGALAGTANKMLQGHAIKCGVKAVGLGLADGGLCQVTELDPELGAVGKAAPGDSSLVAGLMASGYLPIISSIGLTADGELMNVNADQAAVAVAAALDAELVLLSDVSGVLDGKGHLIESLTEVKADALIQQAVITDGMIVKVKAAFEAAKGLGRPVEIAGWRYPDKLLALFEGEQIGTRFVL